The following are encoded together in the Mumia sp. Pv4-285 genome:
- the ettA gene encoding energy-dependent translational throttle protein EttA, whose translation MADYVFTLRNVRKSLGDKVVLDDVTLSFLHGAKIGVVGPNGTGKSTLLKLMAGMEQPSNGDAYKDPEANVGILLQEPPLTEGATVLENVEEAVAEIKGKLDRFNAISEELASPDADYDSLLAEMGELQTDLDHANAWDLDSRLEQAMDALRCPPPDTIVDNLSGGERRRVALCKLLLQQPDLLLLDEPTNHLDAESVLWLEQHLAKYPGAVLAVTHDRYFLDNVAQWILELDRGKTHPYEGNYSTYLETKQQRLVVEGKKDAKRQKILERELEWVRSNPKARQAKSKSRLARYEELAAEAERRRSVDLSEINIPAGPRLGDVVLDVNDLTKAFGDRTLIDDLSFSLPRAGIVGIVGPNGVGKTTLFKMIIGEEQPDAGNLTVGSTVKISYVDQSRGGIDPAKNVWEVVSDGLDHIKVANFEMPSRAYVASFGFKGPDQQKRAGVLSGGERNRLNLALTLKMGGNLLLLDEPTNDLDVETLQSLEDALLEFPGCAVVISHDRWFLDRVATHILAWEGDADNAAAWYWYEGNFADYEANKIERLGPEAARPHALTHRRLTRD comes from the coding sequence ATGGCTGACTACGTGTTCACCCTGCGCAACGTCCGCAAGTCCCTCGGCGACAAGGTCGTCCTGGACGACGTGACGCTCTCGTTCCTCCACGGCGCCAAGATCGGCGTCGTCGGCCCCAACGGCACCGGCAAGTCGACCCTGCTCAAGCTGATGGCCGGCATGGAGCAGCCGAGCAACGGCGACGCCTACAAGGACCCCGAGGCCAACGTCGGCATCCTTCTCCAGGAGCCGCCGTTGACCGAGGGAGCCACCGTCCTCGAGAACGTCGAGGAGGCGGTCGCCGAGATCAAGGGCAAGCTCGACCGCTTCAACGCGATCAGCGAGGAGCTGGCGAGCCCCGACGCCGACTACGACTCTCTCCTCGCGGAGATGGGCGAGCTGCAGACCGATCTCGACCACGCCAACGCCTGGGACCTCGACTCGCGTCTCGAGCAGGCGATGGATGCGCTGCGGTGCCCGCCGCCGGACACGATCGTCGACAACCTCTCGGGTGGTGAGCGCCGCCGCGTCGCGCTGTGCAAGCTGCTTCTCCAGCAGCCCGACCTCCTGCTCCTCGACGAGCCCACCAACCACCTCGACGCCGAGAGCGTGCTGTGGCTCGAGCAGCACCTCGCCAAGTACCCCGGTGCCGTCCTCGCCGTCACCCACGACCGCTACTTCCTCGACAACGTCGCGCAGTGGATCCTCGAGCTCGACCGCGGCAAGACGCACCCGTACGAGGGCAACTACTCCACCTACCTCGAGACCAAGCAGCAGCGCCTCGTGGTCGAGGGCAAGAAGGACGCGAAGCGTCAGAAGATCCTCGAGCGCGAGCTGGAGTGGGTCCGGTCCAACCCGAAGGCCCGTCAGGCCAAGAGCAAGTCGCGTCTGGCGCGCTACGAGGAGCTCGCCGCCGAGGCCGAGCGCCGTCGTTCGGTCGACCTCTCCGAGATCAACATCCCGGCGGGTCCGCGCCTCGGCGACGTCGTCCTGGACGTGAACGACCTCACCAAGGCGTTCGGCGACCGCACGCTGATCGACGACCTGAGCTTCTCGCTGCCGCGAGCGGGCATCGTCGGCATCGTCGGCCCCAACGGCGTCGGCAAGACCACGCTGTTCAAGATGATCATCGGCGAGGAGCAGCCCGACGCCGGCAACCTCACGGTCGGCAGCACGGTCAAGATCTCGTACGTCGACCAGTCCCGCGGCGGCATCGATCCGGCCAAGAACGTGTGGGAGGTCGTCTCCGACGGACTCGACCACATCAAGGTCGCCAACTTCGAGATGCCGAGCCGGGCGTACGTCGCGTCGTTCGGCTTCAAGGGCCCCGACCAGCAGAAGCGTGCGGGGGTCCTCTCGGGCGGTGAGCGCAACCGCCTCAACCTGGCGCTCACGCTGAAGATGGGCGGCAACCTGCTGCTTCTCGACGAGCCGACCAACGACCTGGACGTCGAGACGCTGCAGTCGCTGGAGGACGCGCTCCTCGAGTTCCCGGGCTGTGCCGTGGTCATCTCCCACGACCGGTGGTTCCTCGACCGCGTCGCGACCCACATCCTGGCCTGGGAGGGCGACGCCGACAACGCTGCCGCGTGGTACTGGTACGAGGGCAACTTCGCCGACTACGAGGCCAACAAGATCGAGCGTCTCGGCCCAGAGGCCGCACGACCCCACGCGCTGACCCACCGTCGCCTCACACGCGACTGA
- a CDS encoding GTPase → MTGTDLAGASPAPLFSTSGGDVAARVDGLARAVDATAGRLDPALVEEGAVVVRRAGERLRLASDRTVVALAGATGSGKSSLFNAVAGIELSAVGVRRPTTSWAMAVAWGESGTRELLGWMGIAERQQMSLTSPLGSTTDDTNLDGLVLLDLPDHDSTEVSHHLEVDRLVQYADVLVWVLDPQKYADAAIHERYLRPLARHAAVTMVVLNQIDKLPPEKWDGALQDIRRLLADDGLAGVPVLAVSALRGDGVDDLKRALVRRIRDKQAAGMRTGADVEHVARALGQVSGDAPAIGLTDSDRDQLVEALADAAGVAAVADSTEKTLVSKAVSATTWPPLRLIGRSKSSGARGGDGADGVPARVQRPAVDVAVRDVAEKSTIGLTAPWVQSMRRAVVVPNRDLGDVLDGAIASTGLGLGRPPAWWSAVKAIQWVALAVTLGGLLWLLALAGAGLTGSTSAPTVGGVWLPVILAVAGLVVGLGLALVTTVVAKSSARSRARGVEDRLRSTIADVARARVLDPVDAELAAYDQARRGIATALGRNV, encoded by the coding sequence GTGACTGGGACTGATCTTGCCGGCGCCTCGCCGGCACCGTTGTTCAGCACGAGCGGCGGTGACGTCGCCGCGCGCGTCGACGGACTCGCCCGCGCCGTGGACGCCACCGCTGGTCGGCTCGACCCCGCGCTCGTCGAGGAGGGAGCCGTCGTGGTGCGCCGCGCCGGCGAGCGTCTCCGCCTCGCCAGCGACCGCACCGTGGTCGCGCTCGCGGGTGCGACCGGCTCAGGGAAGTCGTCCCTCTTCAACGCCGTCGCCGGCATCGAGCTCTCGGCCGTGGGCGTCCGACGTCCGACGACCTCCTGGGCGATGGCTGTCGCCTGGGGCGAGAGCGGCACGCGAGAGCTGCTCGGCTGGATGGGCATCGCGGAGCGTCAGCAGATGTCGCTGACCAGCCCGCTCGGCTCCACCACAGACGACACGAACCTCGACGGTCTGGTGCTCCTCGACCTCCCGGACCACGACTCGACCGAGGTGTCGCACCACCTGGAGGTCGATCGACTCGTCCAGTACGCCGACGTGCTGGTGTGGGTCCTCGATCCCCAGAAGTACGCCGATGCGGCGATCCACGAGCGCTACCTCCGCCCCCTGGCGCGCCATGCCGCCGTCACGATGGTCGTGCTCAACCAGATCGACAAGCTGCCGCCGGAGAAGTGGGACGGCGCCCTGCAGGACATCCGCCGACTCCTGGCCGACGACGGACTCGCCGGCGTCCCCGTCCTGGCCGTGTCCGCACTGCGGGGCGACGGCGTCGACGACCTCAAGCGCGCCCTCGTCCGCCGGATCCGCGACAAGCAGGCCGCCGGCATGCGCACCGGCGCCGACGTCGAGCACGTCGCGAGGGCGCTCGGTCAGGTCAGTGGAGACGCGCCGGCGATCGGTCTGACCGACTCCGACCGCGACCAGCTCGTCGAGGCGCTCGCCGACGCGGCGGGCGTGGCAGCCGTCGCCGACTCCACCGAGAAGACGCTGGTCTCCAAGGCCGTGTCCGCGACGACCTGGCCGCCGCTGCGCCTGATCGGACGCTCGAAGTCGAGCGGCGCTCGCGGCGGTGACGGCGCCGACGGGGTGCCGGCGCGCGTGCAGCGGCCTGCCGTCGACGTCGCGGTCCGCGACGTGGCCGAGAAGTCCACCATCGGCCTCACGGCTCCGTGGGTGCAGTCCATGCGCCGCGCGGTCGTCGTCCCCAACCGTGATCTCGGCGACGTCCTGGACGGCGCCATCGCCTCGACCGGTCTCGGTCTCGGTCGTCCGCCGGCTTGGTGGTCGGCCGTCAAGGCGATCCAGTGGGTCGCGCTCGCGGTGACCCTCGGCGGGCTCCTGTGGCTCCTCGCGCTGGCCGGAGCCGGTCTGACCGGGAGCACGTCCGCCCCGACCGTCGGAGGCGTGTGGCTCCCCGTGATCCTCGCGGTCGCCGGTCTGGTCGTCGGGCTCGGGCTGGCCCTGGTCACCACCGTCGTCGCGAAGTCTTCGGCACGGAGCAGGGCTCGCGGGGTCGAGGACCGCCTCCGGTCCACGATCGCCGACGTCGCCCGTGCCCGCGTGCTCGATCCGGTCGACGCCGAGCTTGCGGCGTACGACCAGGCGCGACGCGGCATCGCGACGGCACTCGGCCGCAACGTCTGA
- a CDS encoding ABC transporter — protein MSRDGSTATLLAALLKLRSELGGAALGLDVPGAAEGREAQRSLLSQLDDYVLPRLVQLDAPLLTVIGGSTGAGKSTLVNSLVGRQVTESGVLRPTTRSAVLVHNPADADWFQPDRILPDLARATSQSHDTRSLTLVAAHTVPQGLALLDAPDVDSVEADNRRLAGELLAAADLWLFVTSAARYADQVPWDYLREAADRSAAVAIVLDRTPEPSMGEVRGHLARMLTARGLKDSPLFTVLEGDVDEDGLLPPSAVAPILNWLHDLAADPEVRAAIVTQTLDGAVRKIVFSAFDVADAVADQGAVLSSLVEDVDRAYTGAEAAFAKDLSDGTLMRGELAARWRDFAGSGDLLRGADDRIGRLRDRIVDSVRGRRARVAEVQETLGHDIELLLLEQAEAGAHAAYQAWEASGAGASLLAGSGRELERATRTLRTRAERIASDWIEACTEIVRAEGAERRMTARFLALGTAGSAVTLGICVVNELAPREDEVASGASTARELLVEVFGDVTAHRLLELAKEDLLRRAGTVLRDERQRFYDVLARTAAAPSAADSIRAAARAAEDARHTDLIPEDWD, from the coding sequence GTGTCGAGGGATGGTTCCACCGCGACCCTGCTCGCTGCGCTGCTCAAGCTGCGCTCCGAGCTGGGCGGTGCTGCCCTGGGCCTCGACGTCCCGGGGGCCGCCGAGGGGCGCGAGGCCCAGCGATCGCTGCTCTCGCAGCTCGACGACTACGTCCTCCCGCGGCTGGTGCAGCTCGACGCCCCGCTCCTGACGGTGATCGGTGGCTCCACCGGTGCCGGCAAGTCGACTCTCGTGAACTCGCTCGTGGGTCGCCAGGTCACCGAGTCAGGAGTGCTCCGGCCGACGACACGCTCGGCCGTGCTCGTCCACAACCCGGCCGACGCCGACTGGTTCCAGCCGGACCGCATCCTCCCCGACCTCGCCCGCGCCACCAGCCAGTCGCACGACACGCGGTCGCTGACGCTGGTCGCCGCGCACACGGTGCCCCAGGGGCTCGCGCTCCTCGACGCACCGGACGTCGACTCGGTCGAGGCCGACAACCGGCGACTCGCGGGCGAGCTGCTCGCCGCGGCCGACCTGTGGCTCTTCGTGACCTCGGCGGCTCGCTACGCCGACCAGGTGCCGTGGGACTACCTGCGGGAGGCGGCCGACCGCAGCGCCGCCGTCGCGATCGTCCTCGACCGCACACCCGAGCCGTCGATGGGCGAGGTCCGCGGTCACCTCGCCCGCATGCTCACCGCGCGCGGCCTCAAGGACTCTCCGCTGTTCACGGTGCTCGAGGGTGACGTCGACGAGGACGGCCTGCTGCCGCCGAGCGCCGTCGCCCCGATCCTCAACTGGCTCCACGACCTCGCCGCCGACCCGGAGGTGCGCGCCGCGATCGTCACGCAGACCCTCGACGGCGCAGTCCGCAAGATCGTCTTCAGCGCGTTCGACGTCGCCGACGCCGTTGCCGACCAGGGCGCGGTGCTCTCCTCGCTCGTCGAGGACGTCGACCGCGCCTACACCGGTGCCGAGGCCGCCTTCGCGAAGGACCTCTCCGACGGCACGCTGATGCGGGGGGAGCTCGCGGCTCGCTGGCGCGACTTCGCCGGGTCCGGTGACCTGCTCCGCGGTGCCGACGACCGCATCGGACGCCTGCGCGACCGCATCGTCGACAGCGTGCGCGGCCGTCGCGCCCGGGTCGCCGAGGTCCAGGAGACGCTCGGCCACGACATCGAGCTGCTGCTGCTCGAGCAGGCCGAGGCCGGCGCCCACGCGGCGTACCAGGCCTGGGAGGCGTCCGGCGCCGGCGCGTCGCTCCTCGCGGGCTCGGGGCGAGAGCTGGAGCGTGCCACCCGCACCCTGCGGACGCGTGCCGAGCGCATCGCCTCCGACTGGATCGAGGCGTGCACGGAGATCGTGCGGGCCGAGGGCGCCGAGCGTCGCATGACTGCGCGCTTCCTGGCGCTCGGCACGGCCGGTTCCGCGGTCACGCTCGGCATCTGCGTCGTCAACGAGCTGGCCCCCCGGGAGGACGAGGTCGCCAGCGGAGCATCGACCGCCCGCGAGCTCCTCGTCGAGGTCTTCGGCGACGTGACCGCCCACCGTCTGCTCGAGCTCGCCAAGGAAGACCTCCTGCGCCGAGCGGGCACCGTGCTGCGTGACGAGAGGCAGCGTTTCTACGACGTCCTCGCTCGGACTGCCGCTGCACCCTCCGCAGCCGATAGCATTCGAGCCGCTGCGCGTGCCGCCGAGGATGCGCGACACACCGACTTGATCCCCGAGGACTGGGACTGA
- a CDS encoding OsmC family peroxiredoxin: MAVRTATTQWTGGLQDGSGSVNLDSSGAGSFDVSFPKRVADEADGTTSPEELIAAAHAACYSMALSGGIANAGGTPQSSTVKADVTVRPDRENGGLLISKIVLTVRAKVDGLTADQFAEVAEETKKACPVSKALAAVPEIELDAALES; encoded by the coding sequence ATGGCCGTACGCACGGCAACGACGCAGTGGACCGGTGGGCTGCAGGACGGCTCGGGGAGCGTCAACCTCGACAGCTCCGGGGCTGGTTCTTTCGACGTCTCGTTCCCCAAGCGGGTCGCCGACGAGGCGGACGGGACGACGAGTCCTGAGGAGCTGATCGCGGCGGCGCACGCCGCCTGCTACTCGATGGCGCTGTCGGGCGGCATCGCGAACGCCGGCGGCACCCCGCAGTCGTCGACGGTCAAGGCGGACGTCACCGTGCGCCCCGACCGCGAGAACGGTGGGCTGCTGATCTCCAAGATCGTCCTCACCGTCCGGGCGAAGGTCGACGGCCTGACCGCCGACCAGTTCGCCGAGGTCGCCGAGGAGACCAAGAAGGCGTGCCCGGTCAGCAAGGCTCTCGCCGCGGTCCCCGAGATCGAGCTCGACGCCGCTCTGGAGAGCTGA
- a CDS encoding single-stranded DNA-binding protein produces MSDNQMTVYGNVGTPVELRESGSFAWAMFRVGSTPRYYDRQQGGWRDLPTVWITVKAARTLAQNAATSLQLGDPVVVLGRLRTHTWQDKESGEEHRRDVLEATAVCHDLNRGTTTFRRNEPAPTVETPSQEGEAVAAFESTHAVPDLRAEAVAV; encoded by the coding sequence ATGAGCGACAACCAGATGACCGTCTACGGCAACGTCGGCACGCCCGTCGAGCTTCGCGAGAGCGGCAGCTTCGCGTGGGCGATGTTCCGGGTCGGATCCACGCCGCGCTACTACGACCGGCAGCAAGGCGGGTGGCGTGATCTTCCGACCGTGTGGATCACCGTGAAGGCCGCCCGCACGCTGGCACAGAACGCGGCCACCTCCCTCCAGCTGGGGGACCCGGTCGTGGTCCTCGGCCGGCTCCGCACCCACACCTGGCAGGACAAGGAGTCGGGGGAGGAGCACCGTCGCGACGTCCTCGAAGCGACTGCGGTGTGCCACGACCTCAACCGCGGGACGACCACGTTCCGTCGCAACGAGCCGGCGCCCACTGTCGAGACGCCGTCGCAGGAAGGAGAGGCGGTGGCAGCGTTCGAGAGCACCCATGCCGTTCCCGACCTTCGAGCGGAGGCGGTCGCCGTCTGA
- a CDS encoding MarR family winged helix-turn-helix transcriptional regulator, with the protein MTSTTQTAPDTRWLDDQQQRLWRSFLGGSTAFFDQLDRDLRREHDLSMPEYEILVRLSEAPDWTLRMAEVASQVAHSRSRITHTVSRLERAGLVERASCLSDGRGVNAKLTEAGMDRLRDAAHTHVGGVRRYLMDNLTEDEFEILGQAFERVRRDLGGQGF; encoded by the coding sequence ATGACCTCGACCACGCAGACCGCCCCCGACACGCGGTGGCTCGACGACCAGCAGCAACGCCTGTGGCGTTCGTTCCTCGGCGGGTCAACAGCGTTCTTCGACCAGCTCGACCGTGACCTGCGCCGCGAGCACGACCTCTCGATGCCAGAGTACGAGATCCTCGTCCGACTCTCGGAGGCCCCGGACTGGACCCTGCGGATGGCCGAGGTCGCCAGCCAGGTCGCGCACTCGCGCAGCCGCATCACCCACACCGTCAGCCGGCTCGAGCGCGCCGGGCTGGTGGAGCGCGCGTCGTGCCTGTCCGACGGCCGCGGGGTCAACGCAAAGCTCACCGAGGCCGGCATGGACCGGCTCCGCGACGCCGCTCACACCCACGTCGGCGGCGTCCGTCGATACCTGATGGACAACCTCACCGAGGACGAGTTCGAGATCCTGGGTCAGGCGTTCGAGCGCGTACGCCGCGACCTGGGCGGTCAGGGCTTCTGA
- a CDS encoding YceI family protein — MAQITTGTWNFDPTHTEIGFTVRHIMSKVRGKFEKFEGSITTAPEITESTTTATIDLTSINTGTPDRDAHLRSADFFSVETHPTMTFTSTGVVAKSDTDFVVTGDLTIKDITRPVELSVEFLGEGKDPWGGTRVGVEATTTISRKEFGIDFNIPLEGDKVMIGDKITVNITGEAVLAQ; from the coding sequence ATGGCACAGATCACCACAGGCACCTGGAACTTCGATCCGACCCACACCGAGATCGGTTTCACCGTCCGTCACATCATGAGCAAGGTGCGCGGCAAGTTCGAGAAGTTCGAGGGAAGCATCACCACCGCTCCGGAGATCACGGAGTCGACGACGACCGCGACGATCGACCTCACCTCGATCAACACCGGCACGCCGGACCGCGACGCGCACCTGCGCTCCGCCGACTTCTTCTCCGTCGAGACGCACCCCACGATGACCTTCACGTCGACCGGCGTCGTCGCGAAGTCGGACACCGACTTCGTCGTCACCGGCGACCTCACGATCAAGGACATCACCCGTCCGGTCGAGCTGTCGGTCGAGTTCCTCGGCGAGGGCAAGGACCCGTGGGGCGGCACCCGCGTGGGCGTCGAGGCCACCACGACGATCAGCCGCAAGGAGTTCGGGATCGACTTCAACATCCCGCTCGAGGGCGACAAGGTCATGATCGGTGACAAGATCACCGTCAACATCACCGGCGAGGCCGTTCTCGCCCAGTGA
- a CDS encoding DsbA family protein: MASRDDKRERRERAAELRKERERQEKRRRNIITAAIVAVVLVVIAVAGFAIKSAVDEAAGDSVRTPKGLTENNGVVLSATDVGGTANPDAVKVTFFEDFACPHCKAFEAEAGTWIDEQVKAGTIEAEFRPIAFLTQFSSDALAASMCVFEDGGAAAYRDFTEQVFVNQPTEGGELDESDFVEMAETSGATGAKDCIEGRPFRDWAEVQGPPTKAAFETPDAEGTKLSGTPTVWVDGVTVNGPEVDGQPGVPGLADIQAAVEAAQAR; encoded by the coding sequence GTGGCCAGCAGGGACGACAAGCGCGAACGCCGCGAGCGAGCAGCCGAGCTGCGCAAGGAGCGCGAGCGTCAGGAGAAGCGACGTCGCAACATCATCACGGCGGCCATCGTGGCCGTCGTCCTCGTCGTGATCGCCGTCGCCGGGTTCGCCATCAAGTCCGCGGTGGACGAGGCTGCCGGAGACTCGGTGCGTACACCCAAGGGGCTCACCGAGAACAACGGCGTGGTGCTGAGCGCCACCGACGTGGGTGGCACCGCCAACCCCGACGCGGTCAAGGTGACGTTCTTCGAGGACTTCGCCTGCCCGCACTGCAAGGCCTTCGAGGCCGAGGCGGGCACGTGGATCGACGAGCAGGTCAAGGCCGGCACCATCGAGGCCGAGTTCCGCCCGATCGCCTTCCTCACCCAGTTCTCCAGCGATGCGCTGGCCGCGTCCATGTGCGTCTTCGAGGACGGGGGCGCCGCCGCGTACCGCGACTTCACCGAGCAGGTGTTCGTCAACCAGCCGACCGAGGGCGGCGAGCTCGACGAGTCGGACTTCGTCGAGATGGCCGAGACCAGCGGCGCCACCGGTGCGAAGGACTGCATCGAGGGCCGGCCGTTCCGCGACTGGGCCGAGGTCCAGGGTCCGCCGACCAAGGCGGCCTTCGAGACGCCCGACGCCGAGGGCACCAAGCTGAGCGGCACGCCGACCGTGTGGGTCGACGGTGTGACGGTCAACGGTCCCGAGGTCGACGGCCAGCCCGGCGTCCCCGGTCTCGCGGACATCCAGGCCGCCGTCGAGGCTGCACAGGCCCGCTGA
- a CDS encoding PrsW family intramembrane metalloprotease yields MSQPWSAPSPQPPRSPAPLGPLPRLPDPMWQRGHTLLVVLMFVTAAIGVVGAGYLSISTGDVAGSGLSLLYALLPLPALLGCFFWLDRYEPEPWHYKLAAVVWGGVVSVVLALAAQLFISHTFDLSNEALATFIAPVTEEPAKCLFLLLTFLRMRRVIDGVIDGLVFAGLVGLGFAFVENIGYYAGAYLGIDEAGIDGAGATTATFVLRGIMSPFAHPMFTAAFGIAIGLAVRQRSMGLRVLLCVAGLVGSMALHGIWNGSVSYLGGTGFLLAYGFTGLLLAGTVVLAAIARRNQGRYLTRALTDVARRGWLVADEIPFIASLSYRGKAVKHARAYGGDASAKATRRYQRNAITMAFLYAGVIDRLAKPRAAERVDALLAQMRVLRPYVVLPAPLRFAYAPARAPYPQVRPGPPYAAPPPRPYAQPSVPPPYGHPSVPSANGQAVAPPAGPALPVDVPPHAPGRDGRTEPRRQ; encoded by the coding sequence GTGTCCCAGCCGTGGTCGGCGCCGTCGCCGCAGCCTCCTCGCTCGCCGGCCCCGCTCGGGCCGCTCCCGCGCCTGCCCGACCCCATGTGGCAGCGCGGTCACACCCTCCTCGTCGTCCTGATGTTCGTGACGGCGGCGATCGGTGTCGTCGGCGCGGGCTACCTGTCGATCTCCACCGGCGACGTCGCCGGCAGCGGCCTGAGCCTGTTGTACGCGCTCCTGCCGCTGCCGGCGCTGCTCGGCTGCTTCTTCTGGCTCGACCGCTACGAGCCCGAGCCGTGGCACTACAAGCTCGCCGCAGTCGTGTGGGGCGGCGTGGTGTCGGTGGTTCTCGCGCTCGCAGCCCAGCTCTTCATCTCTCACACGTTCGACCTCTCCAACGAGGCGCTCGCGACCTTCATCGCGCCGGTCACCGAGGAGCCGGCCAAGTGCCTGTTCCTGCTGCTCACGTTCCTGCGGATGCGTCGAGTGATCGACGGGGTGATCGACGGTCTCGTGTTCGCCGGGCTCGTCGGTCTCGGCTTCGCCTTCGTCGAGAACATCGGCTACTACGCCGGCGCGTACCTCGGAATCGACGAGGCCGGCATCGACGGCGCCGGCGCGACGACGGCGACGTTCGTGCTGCGCGGCATCATGAGCCCGTTCGCCCACCCGATGTTCACCGCCGCCTTCGGCATCGCGATCGGCCTTGCGGTCCGGCAGCGGTCGATGGGCCTGCGGGTCCTGCTCTGCGTGGCAGGGCTGGTCGGGAGCATGGCGCTGCACGGCATCTGGAACGGCAGCGTCAGCTACCTCGGCGGCACCGGGTTCCTGCTCGCGTACGGCTTCACCGGCCTGCTCCTCGCCGGGACGGTCGTGCTCGCAGCGATCGCCCGTCGCAACCAGGGCCGCTACCTCACCCGTGCGCTCACCGACGTCGCGCGCCGCGGCTGGCTCGTCGCCGACGAGATCCCCTTCATCGCGTCGCTGTCCTACCGGGGCAAGGCCGTTAAGCACGCCCGTGCGTACGGCGGCGACGCGTCCGCGAAGGCCACCCGGCGCTACCAGCGCAACGCGATCACGATGGCCTTCCTCTACGCCGGCGTGATCGATCGGTTGGCGAAGCCGAGGGCCGCCGAACGCGTCGACGCCCTGCTCGCGCAGATGCGGGTGCTGCGCCCGTACGTCGTGCTCCCCGCGCCGTTGCGGTTCGCGTACGCCCCGGCGCGCGCGCCGTACCCGCAGGTCCGGCCCGGACCCCCGTACGCCGCGCCGCCGCCGCGCCCGTACGCCCAGCCGAGCGTGCCGCCGCCGTACGGGCACCCGAGCGTTCCCTCGGCGAACGGTCAGGCCGTCGCGCCCCCCGCAGGACCGGCCCTCCCTGTCGACGTGCCGCCGCACGCTCCGGGCCGCGACGGGCGCACCGAACCCCGTCGTCAGTGA
- a CDS encoding TetR/AcrR family transcriptional regulator: MTEAPARKRLTDAAIDAFAERGFHATTTRDISTRAGMSPAALYVHHASKEQLLYEVSSSGHIECLEMIRAAAATSADPVQRLANMQFAFTRYHATHTAGARVVQYEIAALTPEHRREVAGYRRDIERVYHEAITDGVEKGVFDVQDVPGVSLALISMAIDLVRWYQPQGARTPESLGRIHAQMALRSVGVTHEVAPEETPAD; the protein is encoded by the coding sequence ATGACCGAGGCTCCAGCCCGCAAGCGGCTGACCGACGCCGCCATCGACGCGTTCGCCGAGCGCGGGTTCCACGCGACGACGACCCGTGACATCTCGACACGGGCCGGCATGAGCCCGGCAGCACTCTACGTGCACCATGCCTCCAAGGAGCAGCTGCTGTACGAGGTCAGCAGCTCCGGGCACATCGAGTGCCTCGAGATGATCCGCGCGGCGGCGGCGACGAGCGCCGACCCTGTGCAGCGTCTCGCCAACATGCAGTTCGCGTTCACGCGCTACCACGCCACGCACACCGCGGGCGCCCGTGTCGTCCAGTACGAGATTGCCGCGCTGACTCCCGAGCACCGCCGGGAGGTCGCCGGATACCGACGCGACATCGAGCGCGTCTACCACGAGGCGATCACGGACGGTGTCGAGAAGGGCGTCTTCGACGTCCAGGACGTCCCCGGGGTCTCGCTCGCGCTGATCTCGATGGCGATCGACCTCGTCCGGTGGTACCAGCCGCAGGGCGCCCGGACGCCAGAGTCGCTCGGCCGGATCCACGCCCAGATGGCCCTGCGGTCGGTCGGCGTCACCCACGAGGTTGCGCCCGAGGAGACTCCCGCCGACTGA